AGCCCTTGGGGTCTCTCGAGTTGAAGGTGTAAGCTGGCAGTTGCCCTTGGCCCAGAACCGATGAGGAGATCCATTCACGATTCAAAACTAAAGAGAGCGCCCTGCGCACCCGGGGATCATTAAATGGGGCTTGGCGTATATTGAATTCATAAAAATAGAGGGCTAAACGTGGGGAAGCTTGTACCTCTTCTGCCATCGTATGCTTAAACTCCTTGAACAGTTCCGTTGGCAAATTTCTCCCAGTGATATCAATTTCTCCTGCTAGGTAACGCTTGACAGCACTCTCATCCGAAGAGAGGGGCAAAAAGGTTACCTTGTCGATAACCATGTTTAAATTGTCCCAGTAATTTTTGTTGCGCAATAGAACAATCCGCTCATTGACCAGCCACTTATCTATCTTATAGGCCCCATTACCCACCCAGTTTGCTGGGGAAGTCCACTTGTCACCGAACTTTTCCACCGTAGCCTGATGAATAGGATAGAGCGGAAAATTGGCGAGCATCTTACTCAAGTAGGGCACTGGAGAGGAGAGAGATAACTGTAGAGTATGGTCATCAATGGCACAGATCCCCAATTTTCCGCTCGGCTGCTTCCCACTGACGATCTCATCGATATTCTCTAACCTCATCCCTAGAAGAGCATCAACATAGGGTGCGGCAGTCTCAGGATCAGCCAAGCGCTGCCAACTGTAGACAAAGTCGTGGGCTGTCAGGGGTTCGCCGTTGGACCAACTAGCTTCCGTTCGTAAATAGAGGGTCCAGCGCTTAAAATCTGGAGTGCTCTCCCAACGCACAGCCACCCCGGGAACTATCTCTCCACGAGGATCAAAAGAGGCTAAGCCCTCAAAAAGATTTGCCATAATACTGGCCTCAGGGGAGCCAAGAGTTTTATGGGGATCTAGGGATGCCGGTTCAGCCACATTATTAATCACCAGCTCCTGATGGGGAGAAAGCGCTACTCCAGAGGGGATTTCAGCACCGACAACGTGTATGCTCGATAATAGGGCTAGGCTTAGAGTCAAACTCCCCCACAGCGTCACGCTACTCCCTCCTACTGTATTGGCCACCCCTTTAATTTTAACCCTACTATCCTGCACCCTAAGTACCTGCTACATAATATTTGCATAGGGCATCCTGGATCATAAATCTAAAAAAATCAAGGAGTACACCCATTCCATGAAAATAATTTTTCTAAAATAGAGCCAGTCACTATGATGGATCTTGCCTCTATGTAAGCTAAGCTTGGTCTGGGTCTGGGCTGCTCTATCGGATAGATAATCCTATAGTTAATAGTCCAGAATAGACTATTAACTATTATGGATTATTGTTTATACAGGAATAACATCTTTTTAAGAGGAAAGAATCACTTTTCACTGTACCTTATCGTTTAAAAAAGCTACCATTGCAAAGTAATAGGGCAACTACTTTTATAGGTATGGTGTATTATGCATTCTGATGTTGCTATTATCATTTCTTCAAGACTTGATTCGGTAAGGCTTCCCCAAAAACCTCTACGATTTATAGGGGAAGTTTCAATGATCGAGCACGTTCTCAGGCAGGTGCACTTAACCACCCTAAAAAATATTTATGTTGCAACTGACTCAGAAGCTATAGCTGAAAAAGTGACTGATTGTGGTGGACAATTCATTCTCACCACCCAAGAGTGCCAATCGGGTACTGACCGAGTATGTGAAGCATTTCAGCTCATTCCTGATAATCAGCATATTAATTATATTTTGAATGTACAAGGTGACATGCCTTTTGTAGAACCAAAATCAATTATAAAAGTTATTGAAAGCCTAAAATCGAGTCATTACGATATTATGACACCCGTGGTAAAAGTTGGAATAGATATCGTCAATAGCCCGAGCAAGGTCACAGTGGTTACTGGCCATAATGATAAAGCCTTGTATTTCTCTCGTAGTCTTATTCCTCATGGCGCTGAAGAATTTTTATGTCATGTAGGCATTTATGGATTTCGTAAAGAAGCATTAACTAAATTCAGGAACTTACCCACCTCAACCTTAGAATTAATCGAAAAACTTGAACAACTAAGAGCATTACAAAATGATATGTCCATAGGGGTATGTTATGTTGATAATATTCCTATTTCTGTTGATACAGCAGAGGATTTAAACAAAGCCATAGAGTTTTATCAATCTATGAGTGAATAACTTATTGATGCATGATAATGAATATAATAACTCTTTCCAGAAATAAATAGATTTTTCATGAGAG
This genomic stretch from unidentified bacterial endosymbiont harbors:
- a CDS encoding ABC transporter substrate-binding protein, which produces MQDSRVKIKGVANTVGGSSVTLWGSLTLSLALLSSIHVVGAEIPSGVALSPHQELVINNVAEPASLDPHKTLGSPEASIMANLFEGLASFDPRGEIVPGVAVRWESTPDFKRWTLYLRTEASWSNGEPLTAHDFVYSWQRLADPETAAPYVDALLGMRLENIDEIVSGKQPSGKLGICAIDDHTLQLSLSSPVPYLSKMLANFPLYPIHQATVEKFGDKWTSPANWVGNGAYKIDKWLVNERIVLLRNKNYWDNLNMVIDKVTFLPLSSDESAVKRYLAGEIDITGRNLPTELFKEFKHTMAEEVQASPRLALYFYEFNIRQAPFNDPRVRRALSLVLNREWISSSVLGQGQLPAYTFNSRDPKGFQPHPVVWSSWEPQQRQVEARKLLQEAGYGEEKPLKFTLSYDNSEYNKKIALAAAAMWRETLGAEVRLEGQEWRSFMENRAAAKLQMSALTWFSDYNEPSSFLNILISNSSVCTSGYSSQYFDDLMLRSLSATTVEERYQIYQAAEDQLMLDLPIIPLFHVVTVRLVKPDIGGYRCDNPMRVFYMKDLYRIKR
- a CDS encoding 3-deoxy-manno-octulosonate cytidylyltransferase, whose product is MMHSDVAIIISSRLDSVRLPQKPLRFIGEVSMIEHVLRQVHLTTLKNIYVATDSEAIAEKVTDCGGQFILTTQECQSGTDRVCEAFQLIPDNQHINYILNVQGDMPFVEPKSIIKVIESLKSSHYDIMTPVVKVGIDIVNSPSKVTVVTGHNDKALYFSRSLIPHGAEEFLCHVGIYGFRKEALTKFRNLPTSTLELIEKLEQLRALQNDMSIGVCYVDNIPISVDTAEDLNKAIEFYQSMSE